Part of the Maridesulfovibrio sp. genome, TTCATCGGTCCTCCGGGCAGCGGTAAGACCATGTTGGCCCGGCGCATTCCTACAGTGCTTCCTCCGCTGGTATTTGAGGAAGCGTTGGAGGTCACCAAGATTTACAGTGTTTCAGGACAGCTGGAACGTGATAAGTCACTCATGGTTACCCGGCCTTTCCGCGCTCCGCACCACACTATTTCCGATGCCGGCCTGATCGGCGGCGGGGCTTACCCGAAACCGGGAGAAGTTTCCTTGGCTCATCGCGGGGTTCTCTTTCTGGATGAACTGCCGGAATTCAAGAAGAATGTCCTTGAAGTTTTGCGACAGCCGCTTGAAGGTGGTGAAGTGACCATCTCCCGTGCAGCCATGTCTCTTTCCTATCCTGCTGACTTTATGCTTGTCGCCGCCATGAACCCTTGCCCCTGCGGATATTTTACTGATGAACGGCATGCCTGCACCTGTTCCGCACAGGCTGTTGCCCGTTACCGCTCCAAGCTTTCCGGCCCCTTGCTGGACCGCATAGATTTGCAGATTGAGGTTCCGGCTGTTGAGTATAAAGATTTGCGGGATTCTTCCGGGCTCGATTCAGGGTCCATGCGAGCAAATATCGAGCGGGTGCGGGGAATTCAGGCTGAGCGTTATATAGATATGGGCATTTTGACCAACAGCGAGCTGTCCGGTTCCTCTTTGGATAAATTCTGTAAACTCAGCGAATCCGAACATGCTTTTCTGGAGCAGGCTGTGCGCAGTCTTGGTCTTTCTGCACGTGCTTATACCCGTATTTTGCGTATCTCGCGGACCATTGCCGATCTTGCCGGAGCGGACATGATTCAGGTTCAACATTTAGCTGAAGCTATCAATTACCGTAGTATGGATAGACAAAGCTGATTCTTGGCGTAATCAGTGTTTTAATATGAACGTGATAATGTCGTATTTGATGCTTGATTGCCACATTTCAGTAGTTGCCAAGTCCGACAGGCTGTAATATTACCTACCGTACTGGTTCTTTCAGGGAGGGGTGATGAAGCCGGTAATGAATGCCTTTACCAAGCAGCAAGAGCTTTGGAATCAAATCTTTACAGAGTCCGAAAGTTATTTTGGAGAACAACCCAGTATGTTGGCGCAGAAGTCGCTTGAGTTGTTCCGGGAAAATAACGTTTGTTCCGTATTGGAGACCGGGTGCGGACAGGGGCGTGATACGTTTTTGTTTGCGCAAGACGGTATCAAGGTTACTGCTCTTGATTATTCCCCCCGGGCTGTTGATGAAATTTCCGCCAAAGCCACTTCTTCCTCCCTCTCATCCTGTATTGATTCCCGTTGCTTCGATATCCGCAAACCTCTTCCTTTTGACTCCGAATCCTTTGATGCCTGTTACTCCCATATGCTTTTATGCATGGAGTTGACCATGGCTGAGATTTCCTGTGCCTTGAGTGAATTGCACAGGGTCCTGAAACCCAGTGGACTGGCGATCTATTCTGTGCGATCCATCTTTGACCGCCATTATCGTGCAGGTGAACATCTGGGCGAGAACCTGTATGAGGTCGGAAAGTTTGCGGTTCATTTTTTTAGCGAGGACAAGCTTCGCGGACTGGCGAGCGGCTTCAAAATTAAATCCATTGAACGGATTGAAGAAGGCGCGCTTCCCAGAGATCTTTTTTGTATAGTGATGGAGAAATGCTCCACTCGCTACGCCCCGACATTTGAATCCTGTTTCGGCGGAAACAGTCAAACGGATAACGTTCCGTTTGCCCGCAACCGGGCGCATTATCATTGCCCCGGCGGAACGTGATAGTCTTTCCGCGCTTCAGTTGAGGCGTCCGAAATAAAAAAAAGTCTGACCAAATATGGCCAGACTTTTTTTATGCTATATCCAGTGAAAGACTAGAGCAGTTCTTTAAGGTTGGGAACAATGGATGGAACCTGCTTTTTATAGTCCATATATTGTTTACCGAAAATTTCTTCCAGAACAGCTTCCTCTTCGGGAATATGGTGCAGGAATTTGTAGTAGGCAACAAAACACATGCCAAAGAGTAGCCAAGCCTGAGTGGCAATGGCGCTTCCGGTGAAGATGAAGGCGATCCATGCAAAATAGAGCGGGTTGCGAACTATGGCGAAGGTTCCTGTTGTTTCCAGCCGTTCTTCAGCAATTGCCTTTTTTACAGTTACTCCGGAGATAAAAAGAAATGCTATACCGATTCCAAGCAGCATGCCGCCCAGAATATTGAATGCTGCACTGGGCAGGAAAGTCATCAAGAAAATTTTGGGAAAGATCAGTGTGATGATCAAGGATGCAAGGCCGTAAATAATTGTGGGCTTGAAGATTTTCAGGCCGACTCCGAATACACTTCTTTTGCGTTCTTC contains:
- a CDS encoding class I SAM-dependent methyltransferase — translated: MKPVMNAFTKQQELWNQIFTESESYFGEQPSMLAQKSLELFRENNVCSVLETGCGQGRDTFLFAQDGIKVTALDYSPRAVDEISAKATSSSLSSCIDSRCFDIRKPLPFDSESFDACYSHMLLCMELTMAEISCALSELHRVLKPSGLAIYSVRSIFDRHYRAGEHLGENLYEVGKFAVHFFSEDKLRGLASGFKIKSIERIEEGALPRDLFCIVMEKCSTRYAPTFESCFGGNSQTDNVPFARNRAHYHCPGGT
- a CDS encoding isoprenylcysteine carboxylmethyltransferase family protein; its protein translation is MEERKRSVFGVGLKIFKPTIIYGLASLIITLIFPKIFLMTFLPSAAFNILGGMLLGIGIAFLFISGVTVKKAIAEERLETTGTFAIVRNPLYFAWIAFIFTGSAIATQAWLLFGMCFVAYYKFLHHIPEEEAVLEEIFGKQYMDYKKQVPSIVPNLKELL